In Trichoderma asperellum chromosome 1, complete sequence, a single window of DNA contains:
- a CDS encoding uncharacterized protein (EggNog:ENOG41) — protein sequence MPLQVLPLSVSDFEQLIHHADFGEPGDDCVAPPNPVAWPVTTRSEAQLRARCAFSLQKRRLLRDPTVHFLKVVDKKGAGSNTGEDDIIAVARWHHYPQGYDYDLEATWEMAPETLTPLLPYMINESPESLLSSYPPSNFNLALHNYILSERDAFRSQWIPQRNPCWLLMHLTTRPSNRMRGAASLLIRWGLAKAIEANEPAYLEAGAAARPIYEKFGFKQVGELKKLDLGFYGMDAYFELSNMKYDPQGAIRS from the coding sequence ATGCCTCTCCAGGTTTTACCACTAAGTGTTTCAGACTTTGAACAGCTTATTCACCATGCAGACTTCGGCGAGCCTGGGGATGATTGCGTAGCACCTCCTAATCCAGTGGCATGGCCTGTCACTACACGGTCTGAAGCACAATTACGGGCTCGCTGCGCCTTTTCTCTCCAGAAGCGTCGACTCTTACGTGACCCTACTGTGCACTTCCTGAAGGTTGTTGACAAGAAGGGGGCTGGCAGCAATACAGGTGAAGATGATATCATCGCCGTTGCCCGATGGCATCACTACCCTCAAGGCTATGATTATGATCTCGAAGCAACTTGGGAGATGGCTCCCGAAACCTTAACGCCTCTTTTGCCCTACATGATCAATGAAAGTCCAGAATCACTTCTGTCGTCCTATCCACCATCCAACTTCAACCTCGCCTTGCACAATTATATCCTCTCCGAACGCGACGCCTTTCGTTCACAATGGATTCCACAACGAAATCCATGTTGGCTTTTGATGCACCTAACAACACGTCCTAGCAATCGAATGCGTGGAGCAGCGTCCTTGCTAATTCGATGGGGCCTCGCAAAGGCCATTGAGGCAAATGAGCCCGCTTACTTGGAAGCTGGGGCGGCTGCCAGGCCAATCTACGAGAAATTTGGTTTCAAACAAGTTGGGGAGCTTAAAAAATTGGATTTGGGGTTTTATGGGATGGACGCTTACTTTGAACTCTCGAATATGAAGTATGATCCGCAGGGAGCAATTAGGTCCTAA
- a CDS encoding uncharacterized protein (EggNog:ENOG41~SMCOG1050:monooxygenase FAD-binding~antiSMASH:Cluster_1.1), producing the protein MIGAVPGTANTPRAHITNMAAVECLRDIGLDKDIDQVSSKGHCMVHTRWCHSMAGEEYARIHSWGNDPTRKGDYELASPCDPTDLPQTLLEPILIRHAVHNGFKVRFDTTLLKFTEDEETKIITATVQDKISGQEYHIRTKYLFGADGAQSRVVQQLDLPLDRKPGQGFAINVLVKADMSHLVDSRKGNLHWVMQPDKEHPDFGWIGIIRMVKPWDEWMFIFFPSRGADLNIQPTMEEYQKRVRDFIGDDTPFDILNVSRWFINEVVADTFSKGDNIFCLGDAVHRHPPMNGLGSNTCIQDAFNLAWKVAYVHRGYGGSSLLSTYTTERQPVGKGIVTRANQAFRDHFDIWDAIGVLPSDLSQRKHIFNELSELSVRGIERRKRLSQAIQGTTHEFHGLGIEMGQHYSGQGIYDTDESAPFSLAGKAAIDPVLYYNPNTYPGSRLPHVWLNKAVPTTPVSTIDIAGKGKFVLFTGIGGDAWKGAASKISAELRVPIDVHSIGFRQDWEDFYFDWERVRGVQESGAILVRPDRFVAWRADIILGDSEACAAKLSDVMTSILGL; encoded by the exons ATGATTGGAGCAGTTCCCGGAACTGCCAACACCCCTCGCGCGCACATCACTAATATGGCAGCTGTCG AATGTTTACGAGACATTGGGCTAGATAAAGACATCGATCAAGTGTCTTCAAAGGGGCACTGCATGGTTCACACCAGATGGTGTCATAGCATGGCTGGGGAAGAATATGCTCGCATTCATTCTTGGGGCAACGACCCGACGCGCAAG GGGGATTACGAGCTTGCAAGCCCATGTGACCCTACCGACTTGCCCCAGACACTTCTGGAGCCGATTCTCATTCGTCATGCTGTCCACAATGGTTTTAAGGTCCGATTCGACACTACTTTGCTGAAGTTTAcagaggacgaggagacgAAGATCATCACAGCCACTGTACAGGACAAAATTTCCGGCCAAGAATATCATATTCGGACGAAGTATCTCTTCGGTGCTGATGGCGCACAGAGTCGAGTTGTCCAACAACTTGATCTACCGCTCGATCGCAAGCCTGGACAGGGTTTTGCCATCAATGTCCTCGTTAAGGCTGACATGTCCCACCTCGTCGACTCGCGCAAGGGCAACCTGCACTGGGTGATGCAACCCGACAAGGAACACCCGGATTTTGGATGGATAGGCATTATTCGTATGGTCAAGCCTTGGGACGAGTGGATGTTCATCTTTTTTcccagcagaggtgctgATCTGAACATTCAACCTACCATGGAAGAGTACCAAAAGCGTGTACGAGACTTTATCGGCGATGATACCCCTTTTGATATACTGAATGTTTCTCGTTGGTTTATCAACGAAGTTGTTGCGGATACGTTTTCAAAGGGCGATAATAT TTTTTGTCTAGGAGACGCTGTTCACCGTCACCCACCGATGAATGGACTTGGTAGCAATACCTGCATCCAGGACGCTTTTAATCTGGCATGGAAGGTAGCCTATGTCCATCGTGGCTACGGGGGTTCCTCACTCCTATCAACCTACACAACTGAGCGGCAACCAGTTGGAAAAGGAATAGTAACCCGTGCTAATCAGGCATTCCGGGACCATTTTGATATTTGGGATGCCATTGGTGTCTTGCCGTCCGATTTGAGTCAGCGGAAGCATATCTTCAATGAGCTCTCCGAGTTAAGCGTCCGAGGCATAGAACGAAGGAAAAGGTTAAGCCAAGCCATCCAAGGCACGACTCACGAGTTTCATGGACTTGGCATAGAAATGGGGCAGCATTACTCTGGTCAAGGCATCTACGATACGGACGAGTCTGCGCCATTCAGTCTAGCTGGGAAGGCAGCCATAGATCCTGTCTTATACTACAATCCAAACACCTATCCAGGTTCACGGCTGCCTCATGTATGGTTGAACAAGGCGGTTCCCACTACCCCTGTTTCTACCATTGACATTGCGGGGAAGGGAAAATTTGTGCTCTTTACAGGTATTGGCGGTGATGCGTGGAAGGGAGCCGCTAGCAAGATCTCGGCCGAACTCAGGGTGCCGATTGATGTTCATTCAATTGGCTTCCGCCAGGACTGGGAAGATTTCTACTTTGATTGGGAGCGAGTAAGAGGCGTACAGGAATCCGGGGCAATACTTGTGCGGCCCGACCGGTTTGTGGCTTGGAGAGCGGATATTATCCTGGGAGATAGCGAAGCCTGTGCTGCTAAACTCAGCGATGTAATGACTTCAATTTTGGGGTTGTAG
- a CDS encoding uncharacterized protein (EggNog:ENOG41) — protein MVERSRWTHLIRFIAKEDGQVHLGQVDVDTNPDVGLAAFEGKDLAVQVISGSVYDGVVTSQTLHVAQLLPPLSIEQTPIIRCLGLNYRDHAKEASMPIPDVPVLFIKPRTALNGPYPAKINIPKIAQDDSADYEAELAVIISQDGRDIPESEAHKYVLGYTASNDVSARNQQLKNSQWCFGKGMDGSAPIGPVLVSPEAMPDPHQLNIKAIYNSSVVQDTNTREMIFNIPQMISFLSQGTTLERGSIILTGTGPGIGMVKNPRIVLRHGDDMRVYIEGIGTLINEVYHEQ, from the exons ATGGTAGAAAGATCTCGATGGACTCATCTGATTCGCTTCATCGCGAAAGAGGACGGTCAGGTCCATCTCGGCCAGGTCGATGTCGATACGAATCCTGATGTAGGGTTAGCTGCATTTGAGGGAAAAGACTTGGCTGTTCAAGTTATTTCTGGCTCTGTTTATGATGGCGTGGTGACTAGCCAGACATTGCATGTCGCTCAA CTCTTACCACCTTTGTCTATTGAGCAAACGCCTATCATTCGATGCCTGGGGCTTAACTATAGAGACCACGCGAAGGAGGCCAGCATGCCCATCCCAGACGTTCCCGTCCTCTTTATCAAACCTAGGACTGCGCTCAATGGGCCATACCCTGCCAAGATCAATATTCCAAAAATTGCTCAAGATGACTCGGCTGATTATGAGGCTGAGCTCGCAGTGATAATTTCTCAGGATGGCCGTGATATACCAGAATCGGAAGCACACAAATATGTCCTGGGTTACACCGCCTCAAACGACGTTAGTGCCAGGAACCAGCAACTTAAGAACAGCCAGTGGTGTTTTGGAAAAG GAATGGATGGTTCTGCGCCGATTGGCCCTGTGCTGGTCTCTCCAGAAGCGATGCCAGATCCGCATCAGCTGAACATCAAAGCAATATACAATTCTAGTGTTGTTCAGGACACAAACACGAG GGAGATGATTTTCAATATTCCCCAAATGatctcttttttgtctcAGGGAACAACACTCGAAAGAGGCTCCATCATCCTCACAGGAACTGGTCCGGGCATTGGCATGGTAAAGAACCCAAGAATTGTTCTTCGCCACGGAGATGATATGAGAGTTTATATCGAGGGCATTGGAACACTGATCAATGAAGTCTACCACGAGCAGTAA
- a CDS encoding uncharacterized protein (EggNog:ENOG41~antiSMASH:Cluster_1.1), whose product MAEASNPVTRKINLVRIAHVYYIHKHIEKARQFLEAFGFQEVSRNGLNTYYRGVGSEPFVYCAIEGPADKFGGAAFVVESVEDLEYASKTLPNATSVQKLKDEPGGGLRVTFEDPVDGYPFHLVWGQAPIDTRPTVREKIKFNFPDEKTRPGNQFQRFNKGPAPVHKLGHFGMCVTDFAKTYNFYISRFNFRPSDLVYDDYGRDVTTFLHLDRGLELVDHHCFFFFEGPVSHVHHSSYETYDFDTQLLGHDYLREKGYENCWGVGRHVMGSQIFDYWFDPFRFIVEHYVDGDLVNSSHKTNRSKAGPGNLHVWGPDLPLEFLQ is encoded by the exons ATGGCGGAAGCGTCGAATCCAGTGACTCGCAAGATTAATCTCGTGCGGATTGCCCACGTGTACTACATTCATAAACATATTGAGAAAGCCCGCCAATTTCTAGAAGCCTTTGGATTTCAAGAGGTAAGTCGAAATGGCTTGAATACCTACTACCGTGGTGTTGGGTCGGAGCCGTTTGTCTACTGCGCTATAGAGGGCCCAGCAGACAAGTTTGGTGGTGCGGCGTTTGTTGTAGAAAGCGTGGAAGACTTGGAATATGCATCAAAAACATTACCAAATGCCACCTCCGTTCAGAAACTCAAAGACGAGCCGGGCGGTGGCCTTCGGGTGACTTTTGAGGACCCCGTCGACGGATACCCTTTCCACCTTGTGTGGGGGCAAGCACCCATAGACACCAGGCCTACGGTGCGCGAAAAGATCAAGTTCAACTTT CCAGATGAGAAGACGAGGCCGGGGAATCAATTCCAAAGATTCAACAAAG GACCTGCTCCCGTACATAAGCTTGGCCACTTTGGCATGTGTGTGACGGATTTTGCCAAGACGTACAACTTTTACATCTCCCGCTTCAATTTTAGACCGAGCGAC TTGGTTTACGACGACTATGGCCGAGATGTTACAACATTTTTGCATCTCGATCGGGGCTTGGAGCTAGTGGATCAtcattgcttcttcttcttcgagggACCCGTGTCGCACGTTCACCATTCTTCTTATGAGACTTATGACTTTGATACACAGCTTCTTGGTCACGATTACCTTCGTGAGAAGGGATATGAGAACTGCTGGGGAGTTGGCAGGCATGTAATGGGTAGTCAAATCTTCGATTACTG GTTTGATCCGTTCCGCTTTATAGTGGAACATTATGTCGATGGTGACCTTGTCAACTCGAGTCACAAGACAAACCGAAGTAAAGCAGGACCGGGTAATCTTCATGTTTGGG GACCCGACTTACCACTGGAATTCCTTCAATAA
- a CDS encoding uncharacterized protein (MEROPS:MER0043126~CAZy:CE1~antiSMASH:Cluster_1.1), which yields MGGFTTNATIKSFGGRFLKLSHRAFQTRSNQNFTLFIPPGASVENPAPLLVYLSGLTCSPDNVTEKGFLHAHAAPLGLALLYLDTSPRGTNLPGEHDADDFGSGASFYINSTQQPWANHYRMEAYITRELPALLAEYIKELDMSRVSIAGHSMGGHGALTLYLKYPGRYKSVSAWAPIANPSICPLGQKAFEGYLGEDREVWKKHDATELVKSWKGGSLNCLIDVGTDDNFYKQGQLLPENFETAVKEADLEGLELRYQDGYDHSYFFISTFGADHVKHAAKALGLI from the exons ATGGGTGGCTTCACCACTAACGCCACAATCAAGTCCTTTGGCGGGCGCTTCCTCAAGTTGTCGCACAGAGCCTTCCAAACCCGCTCGAACCAGAACTTCACTCTCTTCATTCCGCCCGGTGCGTCCGTCGAGAACCCCGCCCCCCTCCTCGTCTATCTGTCAGGCTTGACCTGCAGTCCCGACAACGTCACTGAGAAGGGCTTCCTGCATGCCCACGCCGCGCCGCTTGGCCTCGCCCTGCTCTACCTGGACACCTCGCCGCGCGGCACCAACCTCCCGGGCGAGCACGACGCTGACGACTTTGGCAGCGGGGCATCGTTCTACATTAACTCCACACAGCAGCCTTGGGCGAATCATTACAGGATGGAGGCATATATCACCAGGGagctgccggcgctgctggccgaGTATATCAAGGAGCTAGATATGTCCCGTGTGTCTATCGCCGGCCACTCGATGGGCGGTCACGGTGCGCTCACTTTGTATCTGAAGTATCCGGGAAGGTATAAGAGCGTCAGCGCCTGGGCCCCCATCGCAAACCCGTCCATCTGCCCATTGGGCCAGAAGGCCTTTGAAGGTTACCTTGGCGAGGACCGTGAGGTGTGGAAGAAGCATGACGCTACGGAGCTGGTCAAGAGCTGGAAGGGTGGGTCGCTGAACTGCCTGATCGACGTG GGCACGGATGACAACTTCTATAAGCAGGGCCAGCTGCTTCCGGAGAACTTTGAAACGGCTGTTAAGGAGGCTGACCTGGAGGGACTCGAGCTTCGTTACCAGGAT GGCTACGATCACTCCtacttcttcatctccacctTCGGCGCCGACCATGTCAAGCATGCCGCCAAAGCCCTAGGTCTAATTTGA
- a CDS encoding uncharacterized protein (EggNog:ENOG41), with protein MSSIWSNADRGGQGSDPKSSIACQSCRRRKVKCDRELPSCQVCLGTLQSCQYPARHLKPGPKIGTLQRRKRRERIQSRSNSTLIQPESINSCSSLEDIQEVESGVTGSSDNEQATAIDAQSGGKSLSRPLNSSNDEEVDRTSQDIGCSVNMSDLSFILHPSHETSTPDGGQEHGNTIHVSSADKQSIHQQVYLTLELSEDQIDELLHLYFDNMVAFSLFHEPTFRSKLNAIDSAAQLSALLAAISGYATRFLPTEADNVSVNDCQRVKGQQTSKFVNLALHLVDEALCDCADETPPLCVLQALVIATHCQLTQGVRGRAWRSLGMCVRLAYELNLHLLDSTQAVKRNKERRWQEDEERRRAWWAIWEMDVFASTVRRTPPAINWCQMEVLLPALDAYWHSGQPVTSCFLEQDPASRWRTLLDSGNKSPKAWFIVINSLMKDAQTISCPRGVPCVNEANRNASSTVFMSKELYSNSVEESQQNLETLMNSIHCFMQALPESLRYRQQYLSFDARETGQIESKRQLHSSIYNIYIMAQLARLMIYRYDIFNGHIELPKSKSARKSVLNFQDQENIALRQYFEAADSILNIVNRSCEDHIQYINPFLSSTIWLAAAVQLFRNSIGGFSTNTSLIKSPSFPPTSTGTPPFGCLTIKNLTPFDLLSNKNAFNIYLHGPLWGLWRDGNIYKPSRYPEHNHHRRPRASDSTTTPEGGNSLDPRNRGDHRAPLHSQEKKTLRRRL; from the exons ATGTCCTCGATATGGTCCAATGCCGATCGAGGCGGGCAGGGTAGTGACCCCAAGTCCAGCATCGCCTGCCAGTCCTGTCGGAG GCGGAAGGTTAAATG CGACCGCGAGCTGCCTTCATGTCAGGTGTGTTTAGGGACTCTACAGAGTTGCCAATATCCTGCTCGCCATTTGAAGCCGGGACCAAAGATTG GAACCTTACAACGTCGAAAGAGACGTGAAAGAATCCAATCGCGCTCAAATTCAACGCTAATACAACCGGAATCCATTAATTCTTGCTCGTCTTTGGAGGACATACAGGAGGTTGAAAGTGGTGTAACCGGCAGTAGCGACAATGAACAGGCGACAGCCATCGATGCTCAATCTGGAGGGAAGTCTCTGAGCAGACCGCTGAACTCTTCAAATGACGAGGAGGTGGATAGGACCTCTCAGGACATTGGCTGCTCTGTAAATATGAGCGACTTATCATTTATTCTGCACCCTTCTCACGAGACCTCCACGCCAGATGGAGGTCAGGAGCATGGTAATACAATCCACGTGAGCAGTGCTGACAAACAAAGCATACACCAGCAAGTTTACCTTACTCTAGAGCTATCGGAAGATCAGATAGATGAGTT ACTTCATCTTTACTTCGACAATATGGTTGCCTTCAGCCTCTTCCATGAGCCTACCTTCCGTTCGAAATTAAATGCTATCGACTCTGCTGCTCAGTTATCAGCGTTGCTGGCAGCGATTTCAGGTTATGCTACTCGATTCCTGCCCACGGAAGCTGATAACGTATCGGTGAATGATTGTCAACGGGTCAAGGGACAACAAACTTCGAAATTTGTAAACCTAGCCCTGCATCTTGTCGATGAGGCGCTATGCGACTGCGCAGATGAAACCCCACCTTTATGCGTTTTACAGGCCCTTGTTATCGCAACTCACTGTCAACTTACGCAAGGGGTGCGTGGCAGGGCTTGGAGGTCACTGGGAATGTGTGTACGCTTAGCTTACGAGCTGAATTTGCATCTTCTAGATTCGACTCAAGCGGTCAAACGAAATAAAGAGAGACGATGgcaggaagacgaagaacgAAGACGTGCCTGGTGGGCTATTTGGGAAATGGACGTATTCGCCAGCACGGTACGAAGAACACCACCAGCTATAAACTGGTGCCAGATGGAAGTTCTCCTCCCAGCGCTAGATGCATATTGGCACTCGGGCCAGCCAGTCACAAGTTGTTTCTTGGAACAGGACCCAGCATCACGCTGGAGGACTCTGTTGGATAGCGGTAACAAATCTCCCAAAGCGTGGTTTATTGTCATCAACTCGCTTATGAAGGACGCTCAAACGATTTCTTGCCCGAGAGGAGTGCCGTGTGTGAATGAAGCTAATCGTAATGCATCCTCGACTGTTTTCATGTCAAAAGAGTTGTATTCAAATTCAGTCGAGGAATCGCAACAGAATCTAGAGACGTTAATGAACTCTATCCACTGTTTCATGCAAGCGTTACCTGAATCACTTCGTTATCGTCAGCAGTACCTGAGTTTCGACGCAAGAGAAACTGGTCAAATTGAATCGAAGAGGCAGCTGCATAGCTCAATCTATAACATTTATATAATGGCACAGTTAGCTCGGCTTATGATCTATCGCTACGACATTTTCAACGGGCATATTGAGTTACCAAAGTCCAAATCTGCTCGGAAGAGCGTCTTGAATTTTCAGGACCAAGAAAATATAGCTCTGAGGCAATACTTTGAAGCAGCAGACAGCATTCTCAATATTGTGAATCGGAGTTGCGAGGACCACATACAGTACATTAATCCCTTCCTATCAAGCACTATTTggcttgctgcagctgtgcAACTATTTCGCAACAGTATCGGTGGATTTTCTACCAATACTTCTCTCATCAAGTCACCAAGCTTCCCTCCTACATCTACAGGTACCCCACCTTTTGGGTGCCTAACCATCAAGAACCTCACTCCGTTTGACTTGCTATCAAACAAAAACGCCTTCAATATTTACCTTCACGGCCCCCTCTGGGGACTCTGGAGAGATGGGAACATCTACAAACCCTCCAGATACCCAGAGCACAACCACCACCGTCGCCCCCGGGCCAGCGACAGCACCACAACCCCAGAAGGAGGCAACTCCCTCGATCCCAGGAACAGGGGAGACCACCGTGCTCCCCTTCACtcccaagaaaagaagacgctTCGGAGAAGACTTTGA